In Phaeobacter inhibens DSM 16374, the following proteins share a genomic window:
- a CDS encoding pentapeptide repeat-containing protein: MNRANFSHCNLSGAVVTRGFLSNTTLDFAKLHHTDFSHAQLNASSLVKCSYSCTYFDQTHIDRTLFEIDSTPGSENHFKLIRPFLHSVRFQGMLDYMLSGEMKPVRKHVPRKWSAVVFRNATVSSAALHFFDPHRTFGDGSVTLTSGQRPDHWVDERLDDFAFDDAVQVWGQTYERLPEEDGDTGLPR, translated from the coding sequence CTGAATCGCGCCAATTTCTCTCACTGCAACCTGTCAGGAGCAGTTGTGACACGAGGGTTTCTTAGCAACACAACACTCGACTTCGCAAAACTCCATCACACAGATTTCAGCCACGCTCAGCTGAATGCAAGTTCTTTGGTCAAATGTTCTTATAGTTGTACATATTTCGATCAGACCCATATCGATAGAACCCTTTTCGAAATCGACTCGACACCAGGTTCAGAAAACCATTTCAAACTGATCCGACCTTTTCTCCACTCTGTTAGGTTCCAAGGTATGCTGGACTACATGCTCAGTGGGGAAATGAAACCAGTTCGAAAACATGTACCGCGCAAATGGAGCGCCGTTGTTTTCAGGAATGCGACGGTTTCCTCCGCTGCGCTGCATTTTTTTGACCCTCATCGCACCTTTGGGGATGGCTCTGTCACTCTGACGAGTGGACAACGGCCGGACCATTGGGTCGATGAAAGGTTGGACGATTTTGCATTTGATGACGCAGTGCAGGTCTGGGGACAAACCTATGAGAGATTGCCTGAGGAAGACGGTGACACAGGATTACCACGGTAG
- a CDS encoding DUF484 family protein, with translation MSTTAELEDNLRQAILAKPDALLEDQSVMNALVSANERAMGSNIVDLRGIAMERMEARLDRLEDTHRSVIAAAYENLAGTNQIHRAVLRLLDPMDFESYLGNLGGELAEILRVDSVTLVLETAHPEQDAAVQRMDQVLKVVEPGFVEQYINPQRNGPDRQVTLRQMQSGHARTHGAKADFIRSEACLKLELGEGRLPGLLVLGSEDPHQFTPQHGTDLLAFFAGVFERSMRHWLS, from the coding sequence ATGAGCACGACGGCAGAACTGGAAGACAATCTGCGCCAGGCGATCCTGGCCAAACCCGACGCCCTGTTGGAAGATCAGAGCGTGATGAACGCGTTGGTCAGCGCCAATGAGCGCGCAATGGGGTCCAATATCGTGGACCTGCGCGGCATCGCCATGGAGCGGATGGAGGCCCGGCTGGACCGGCTGGAGGACACCCATCGCTCTGTAATTGCTGCAGCTTATGAGAACCTTGCAGGGACCAACCAGATCCACCGCGCGGTGCTGCGGCTACTGGATCCGATGGATTTTGAGAGCTATCTCGGCAACCTTGGTGGTGAGCTGGCGGAAATTCTGCGGGTGGATTCGGTAACGCTGGTGCTGGAAACGGCACATCCCGAACAGGACGCCGCCGTGCAGCGCATGGATCAGGTTCTGAAGGTGGTCGAGCCGGGATTCGTAGAACAATACATCAATCCGCAGCGCAATGGCCCTGACCGCCAGGTCACCCTGCGGCAGATGCAATCTGGCCACGCCCGCACCCATGGGGCCAAGGCTGATTTCATCCGGTCCGAGGCCTGTCTGAAACTGGAACTGGGCGAAGGCCGCCTGCCCGGTCTGCTGGTTCTGGGGTCAGAGGATCCGCATCAGTTCACCCCGCAGCATGGCACCGATCTGCTGGCATTTTTTGCCGGCGTCTTTGAACGGTCGATGCGCCACTGGTTGTCGTGA
- the ileS gene encoding isoleucine--tRNA ligase has product MCADTPQTPEYKDTLNLPKTDFPMRAGLPKREPGWLERWAQIGVYDKLREKAAAAKGTDAERKPFTLHDGPPYANGHLHIGHALNKTIKDMIVRSHQMMGFDARYVPGWDCHGLPIEWKIEEQYRKKGKNKDEVPVVDFRQECRAFADEWVGIQREEFKRLGITGNWDDPYLTMNYHAEAVIAGEFQKFLMNGTLYQGSKPVMWSPVEKTALAEAEIEYHDHKSHTIWVPFGTANATGDLAKARVVIWTTTPWTIPSNKAVAYNPKVAYGLYRVDATQEESWTKPGELYLFADALAADVLEKSRVTEFTKVRDVEASELDGLTLNHPFKGIEGADGFWDYDVPMIDGDHVTDDAGTGFVHTAPSHGADDYECFVARNWIDRMTHNVGEESEFLPHVPFFAGLQVFDKKGKEGKANTAVIAKLVEADGIIARGRVTHSYPHSWRSKAPIVFRNTPQWFASVDRELDDGMGEMGDTIRTRALNSIDQLVQWTPQTGRNRLYSMIESRPDWVLSRQRAWGVPLTCFTRKGLLPTDPDFLLRNEALNTRIVAAFEEHGADVWYTDGFKDKMLDGIANPEDYDQVFDVLDVWFDSGSTHAFVLRDREDGTEDGIADVYMEGTDQHRGWFHSSLLQACGTKGRAPYRNVVTHGFTLDEKGNKMSKSLGNTIVPEKIVQQYGADILRLWVAQTDYTADQRIGAEILKGVADGYRRLRNTMRYMLGSLADFSEDQRVDPADMPELEQWVLHRLAELDHKVRTGYQAYDFQGVFSAVFNFATVDLSAFYFDVRKDALYCDGDTLNARAARTVLDILFHRLTTWLAPILVFTMEEVWLERFPGDDSSLHLQDIPATPADWLNEPLAAKWAKVRQARRVVTAALEVQRVDKVIGASLEAAPVVHVRDAEVLAALKSVNFADVCITSDIALSGDPAPAEAFRMPEVDGVSVVFEKADGDKCQRCWKILPDVGNHSHAGVCGRCDAALS; this is encoded by the coding sequence ATGTGTGCCGACACGCCTCAGACGCCTGAGTACAAAGACACCCTCAATCTGCCCAAAACCGATTTCCCGATGCGCGCGGGCCTGCCCAAGCGGGAGCCGGGCTGGCTGGAGCGTTGGGCCCAGATTGGCGTCTATGACAAACTCCGCGAAAAGGCCGCCGCCGCCAAGGGCACCGATGCGGAACGCAAGCCCTTCACCCTGCACGATGGCCCTCCCTACGCCAACGGTCACCTGCACATCGGCCACGCGCTGAACAAGACGATCAAGGACATGATCGTGCGCTCGCACCAGATGATGGGCTTTGATGCGCGCTACGTGCCGGGCTGGGATTGCCACGGCCTGCCCATCGAATGGAAGATCGAAGAGCAGTACCGCAAGAAGGGCAAGAACAAAGACGAGGTGCCGGTTGTTGACTTCCGTCAGGAATGCCGGGCCTTTGCCGATGAATGGGTTGGCATCCAGCGCGAGGAGTTCAAGCGTCTGGGCATCACCGGCAATTGGGATGATCCGTACCTCACCATGAACTACCACGCCGAGGCGGTGATCGCGGGGGAGTTCCAGAAATTCCTGATGAACGGCACGCTCTATCAGGGCTCCAAGCCCGTGATGTGGTCGCCGGTTGAGAAAACCGCCCTGGCAGAGGCCGAGATTGAGTATCACGACCACAAGTCGCATACCATCTGGGTGCCGTTCGGTACTGCCAATGCAACTGGCGATCTGGCGAAGGCCCGCGTCGTGATTTGGACCACGACCCCCTGGACCATCCCGTCGAACAAGGCCGTCGCCTATAATCCGAAGGTGGCTTATGGCCTCTACCGCGTCGACGCCACGCAGGAAGAGAGCTGGACCAAACCGGGTGAGCTGTATCTCTTTGCCGATGCGCTGGCCGCAGACGTGCTGGAGAAATCCCGCGTGACCGAATTCACCAAGGTCCGCGATGTGGAGGCCTCCGAACTCGATGGCTTGACCCTGAACCATCCGTTCAAGGGCATCGAGGGAGCAGATGGCTTCTGGGATTATGACGTGCCGATGATCGACGGCGACCACGTCACCGATGATGCGGGCACCGGTTTCGTGCACACCGCGCCCAGCCATGGTGCGGACGACTACGAATGTTTCGTGGCGCGCAACTGGATTGACCGGATGACCCATAACGTGGGCGAAGAATCCGAGTTCCTGCCGCATGTGCCGTTCTTTGCCGGGCTTCAGGTCTTTGACAAAAAGGGCAAGGAAGGCAAAGCCAACACCGCTGTGATCGCCAAGCTGGTCGAGGCCGACGGCATCATCGCCCGCGGCCGCGTCACCCACAGCTACCCGCATTCCTGGCGCTCCAAGGCGCCGATCGTGTTCCGCAACACGCCGCAGTGGTTTGCCAGCGTCGACCGCGAGCTGGACGACGGCATGGGCGAGATGGGCGACACCATCCGCACCCGTGCGCTGAACTCCATCGACCAGCTGGTGCAGTGGACCCCGCAGACCGGCCGCAACCGTCTCTATTCCATGATCGAGAGCCGCCCGGACTGGGTGCTGTCGCGCCAGCGCGCCTGGGGCGTGCCGCTCACCTGCTTCACCAGGAAGGGCCTGCTGCCGACCGATCCCGATTTCCTTCTGCGCAATGAGGCGCTGAACACCCGCATCGTGGCCGCATTCGAAGAACACGGCGCCGATGTCTGGTACACGGATGGCTTCAAGGACAAGATGCTCGACGGCATCGCGAACCCTGAGGATTATGATCAGGTGTTTGACGTGCTGGACGTGTGGTTCGACAGCGGTTCCACCCACGCCTTTGTGCTGCGCGACCGCGAGGACGGCACCGAGGACGGTATCGCCGACGTCTACATGGAAGGCACCGATCAGCACCGTGGCTGGTTCCACTCCTCGCTGTTGCAGGCCTGTGGCACCAAAGGCCGCGCGCCCTATCGCAACGTGGTCACCCATGGCTTCACGCTGGACGAGAAGGGCAACAAGATGTCCAAATCGCTCGGCAACACCATCGTGCCCGAGAAAATCGTCCAGCAGTATGGCGCTGATATCCTGCGTCTCTGGGTGGCGCAGACCGACTACACCGCCGACCAGCGGATCGGGGCGGAGATCCTCAAAGGCGTCGCCGATGGCTATCGCCGCCTGCGCAATACCATGCGCTACATGCTCGGCAGCCTTGCGGATTTCTCCGAAGATCAGCGGGTGGATCCGGCGGATATGCCGGAGCTGGAACAATGGGTCCTGCACCGTCTGGCCGAGCTGGATCACAAGGTCCGCACCGGCTATCAGGCCTATGATTTTCAGGGCGTGTTCTCGGCGGTGTTCAACTTTGCCACCGTGGATCTGTCGGCCTTCTACTTCGATGTTCGTAAGGATGCGCTTTACTGCGATGGTGACACGCTGAACGCCCGTGCGGCCCGCACCGTGCTGGACATCCTGTTCCACCGCCTGACCACCTGGCTGGCCCCGATCCTGGTCTTCACCATGGAAGAGGTCTGGCTGGAGCGTTTCCCCGGTGATGACAGCTCGCTGCATCTGCAGGATATTCCCGCAACCCCTGCGGATTGGCTGAATGAACCGCTGGCCGCGAAATGGGCCAAGGTCCGTCAGGCCCGCCGCGTCGTCACCGCCGCCCTTGAGGTGCAGCGCGTCGACAAGGTGATCGGCGCCTCGCTGGAGGCCGCGCCGGTGGTGCATGTGCGCGACGCGGAGGTGCTGGCGGCGCTGAAATCGGTGAATTTCGCTGATGTCTGCATCACCTCTGATATTGCCCTCAGCGGTGATCCGGCCCCGGCAGAAGCCTTCCGCATGCCCGAGGTGGACGGCGTATCGGTGGTGTTTGAGAAGGCCGATGGTGACAAGTGCCAGCGTTGCTGGAAAATCCTGCCGGATGTGGGCAACCACAGCCACGCGGGCGTCTGTGGTCGTTGCGACGCAGCGCTCAGCTAA
- a CDS encoding tyrosine recombinase XerC, with product MTTPATTLISPACRDALEQWLAGLAALQGAAENTVTAYRGDVVEFLAFMTHHFGGPQGLGALAEISTGDMRAWMAATRATGTGARSLARKLSAVKSFYTWLAERQGFEPTAVLSARSPKFQKKLPRPLAEDAARAVIETVEFQSTTDWVAARDVAVVTLLYGCGLRISEALGLTGADAPLPAVLRITGKGGKERIVPVLPAARAAVDRYLRLCPHPQERAAPLFRGVRGGALNARLIRSAMAQARAQLGLPASATPHALRHSFATHLLEAGGDLRAIQELLGHASLSTTQAYTAVDTAHLMDVYNRAHPKA from the coding sequence GTGACGACACCAGCCACAACGCTGATTTCCCCGGCCTGCCGCGATGCGCTTGAGCAGTGGCTGGCCGGGCTGGCAGCCCTTCAGGGCGCGGCCGAGAACACCGTCACCGCCTATCGCGGCGATGTGGTGGAGTTTCTCGCATTTATGACCCACCATTTTGGCGGCCCGCAGGGGCTGGGTGCGCTGGCGGAGATTTCCACCGGCGACATGCGCGCCTGGATGGCAGCCACCCGCGCCACCGGGACCGGGGCGCGCTCATTGGCGCGCAAGTTGTCGGCGGTCAAAAGTTTTTATACCTGGCTGGCGGAACGGCAGGGGTTTGAGCCCACAGCCGTCTTGTCGGCGCGCAGTCCCAAGTTTCAGAAGAAACTGCCCCGCCCGCTGGCAGAAGATGCCGCGCGCGCCGTGATCGAGACCGTGGAGTTTCAGTCCACCACCGATTGGGTCGCCGCCCGCGATGTGGCGGTGGTGACCCTGCTCTATGGCTGCGGGCTGCGAATTTCCGAGGCGTTGGGTCTGACCGGGGCAGACGCGCCGCTACCGGCGGTGCTGCGGATCACCGGCAAGGGCGGTAAGGAACGGATCGTGCCGGTGTTACCCGCCGCACGCGCGGCGGTCGACCGGTATCTGCGGCTTTGCCCGCATCCGCAGGAGCGCGCGGCACCGTTGTTTCGCGGTGTACGCGGCGGGGCGCTGAATGCGCGGCTTATTCGCAGCGCCATGGCGCAGGCGCGCGCCCAGCTGGGTCTGCCTGCCAGTGCCACGCCACATGCGTTGCGGCACAGCTTTGCCACCCATCTGCTGGAAGCCGGTGGCGATCTGCGCGCCATTCAGGAGCTGCTCGGCCATGCCTCTCTGTCGACAACGCAGGCCTATACCGCAGTCGATACGGCGCATCTGATGGATGTCTACAACCGCGCCCATCCGAAAGCGTAA
- a CDS encoding primosomal protein N' — protein sequence MQEQAFFNEGERVGVLTTQPLDRCLDYRAPEGGCHLGAYVEVPLGPRRVLGVIWGPGAGDFDSAKLRPVNRVLDVAPMRDEMRQFLSKSADYTLTPLPAMLRLATRAPGLSDPVSMRKVLRPTGQMPDRMTDARERVLSAVDEYGGLAFTAKELADLAGVTTSVVKGLVKQGALREEEAPRDLPYPRLDPDLPGKTLTEDQAAAANTLGEGVAGGRYGTTLLKGVTGSGKTEVYLEAVAATLRAGRQALVLLPEIALTAEFLKRVEQRFGATPAEWHSGATMTERRRVWRMVGQGKAQLVIGARSALFLPYQNLGLIIVDEEHDTSYKQDEGVCYNARDMAVLRAAMCSAQVVLASATPSLETWANAEAGKYKRLDLAARFGSAVLPEMRAIDMRAEKLPASTWISPTLKQAMTARIERGEQSLLFLNRRGFAPVTICRACGGHVTCDHCDSRMVEHRFMKRLMCHQCGETKPVPDACPTCQVEGKMAPVGPGIERLGEETAALFPEARIAVLSSDLFASARALKQRIEEIAAGEADIILGTQLVAKGHNFPLLTLVGVIDADLGLQGSDLRAAERTFQLMRQVAGRAGRADKPGEALMQTFQPEHPVIRAILSGDEEAFWRAEAAERQAAGVPPYGRMAGIVLSGPELPAVMDLGMALARNDGPLRQIGAQVFGPAPAPIARIRGRHRVRLLIKASKGTPLQDAIARWIKPARLKGDLRLSVDIDPQNFF from the coding sequence GTGCAGGAGCAGGCATTTTTCAACGAAGGCGAACGGGTTGGCGTGCTGACAACGCAGCCGCTGGACCGCTGTCTGGACTATCGCGCCCCAGAAGGTGGCTGTCATCTGGGCGCCTATGTCGAGGTGCCGCTTGGCCCGCGCCGCGTCCTCGGGGTGATTTGGGGGCCGGGGGCGGGTGATTTCGATTCGGCCAAACTGCGCCCGGTGAATCGGGTGCTGGATGTGGCCCCGATGCGCGATGAGATGCGCCAGTTCCTGAGCAAATCTGCCGACTACACGCTGACCCCTCTGCCGGCGATGCTGCGGCTGGCCACCCGCGCGCCGGGCCTGTCGGATCCCGTCTCCATGCGCAAGGTGCTGCGCCCCACCGGCCAGATGCCGGACCGCATGACCGATGCCCGCGAACGGGTGCTCTCGGCGGTGGATGAATACGGCGGTCTGGCGTTCACGGCGAAGGAACTGGCCGATCTCGCCGGGGTCACAACTTCGGTGGTCAAGGGGCTGGTGAAACAAGGCGCCCTGCGCGAGGAAGAAGCCCCACGTGATCTGCCCTATCCCCGACTGGACCCGGATCTCCCCGGCAAGACCCTGACCGAGGATCAGGCTGCGGCCGCCAACACTCTGGGCGAAGGGGTCGCGGGCGGCCGCTATGGCACCACACTCCTGAAAGGCGTGACCGGTTCTGGCAAGACTGAGGTCTATCTGGAGGCAGTCGCCGCCACCTTGCGTGCAGGGCGTCAGGCGCTGGTGCTCTTGCCGGAAATTGCCTTGACGGCTGAATTCCTGAAACGGGTCGAGCAGCGCTTTGGTGCGACCCCGGCCGAATGGCACTCGGGCGCGACCATGACCGAACGCCGCCGGGTCTGGCGCATGGTCGGGCAGGGTAAGGCGCAGCTGGTGATCGGCGCGCGCTCAGCCCTGTTCCTGCCCTATCAGAATCTCGGCCTCATCATCGTGGATGAGGAACATGACACCTCGTACAAACAGGATGAGGGCGTCTGTTATAATGCCCGCGACATGGCGGTGCTGCGCGCGGCCATGTGTTCGGCGCAGGTGGTGCTGGCTTCGGCGACGCCATCGCTGGAAACCTGGGCCAATGCCGAGGCAGGCAAATACAAACGGCTTGATCTCGCGGCACGATTTGGGTCAGCCGTCCTGCCAGAGATGCGCGCGATCGATATGCGGGCGGAAAAACTGCCCGCCTCAACCTGGATCTCACCGACGTTGAAACAGGCGATGACCGCGCGGATCGAACGGGGTGAACAATCGCTGTTGTTTCTCAATCGCCGGGGCTTTGCGCCGGTCACCATCTGCCGCGCCTGCGGCGGCCATGTGACCTGCGACCACTGCGATTCCCGTATGGTGGAACACCGCTTCATGAAGCGCCTGATGTGCCACCAATGCGGCGAGACCAAACCCGTACCCGACGCCTGTCCGACCTGTCAGGTCGAGGGCAAGATGGCCCCCGTCGGTCCCGGCATCGAACGGCTGGGTGAGGAAACCGCCGCGCTGTTCCCAGAGGCCCGAATTGCGGTGCTGTCGTCTGACCTCTTTGCCTCAGCCCGCGCCCTGAAACAACGGATCGAGGAGATCGCCGCAGGCGAGGCTGACATTATCCTTGGCACCCAGCTGGTGGCCAAGGGGCATAACTTCCCCCTGCTCACACTGGTTGGTGTGATCGACGCGGATCTTGGCCTGCAAGGGTCCGACCTGCGCGCGGCAGAGCGCACCTTTCAGCTGATGCGGCAGGTCGCAGGGCGGGCCGGGCGGGCCGATAAACCGGGCGAGGCGCTGATGCAGACCTTCCAGCCGGAACACCCGGTCATTCGCGCAATTCTGTCGGGGGATGAGGAAGCCTTCTGGCGCGCTGAAGCCGCTGAACGACAGGCCGCAGGCGTGCCGCCTTATGGGCGCATGGCAGGTATCGTGCTGTCCGGGCCGGAGCTGCCTGCGGTTATGGATCTGGGGATGGCCCTTGCGCGCAACGATGGGCCGTTGCGCCAGATCGGCGCGCAGGTCTTTGGCCCGGCCCCGGCGCCAATTGCCCGCATCCGCGGTCGCCACCGGGTGCGACTGCTGATCAAGGCCAGTAAGGGAACGCCCTTGCAAGACGCCATTGCCCGCTGGATCAAACCGGCGCGCCTCAAGGGGGATCTGCGTCTGTCGGTCGATATTGATCCGCAGAATTTCTTCTGA
- the fsa gene encoding fructose-6-phosphate aldolase: MKFFVDTAEIDAIAELNDLGMVDGVTTNPSLIKKSGRDIIEVTKEICDLVDGPVSAEVTATDAETMIAEGRKLVEIAENIAVKVPLTWDGLKACKTLTDDGHMVNVTLCFSANQALLAAKAGATFISPFIGRLDDINLDGMDLIEDIRTVYDNYGFTTEILAASIRSANHVLESARIGADVITAPPAVIKGMINHPLTDKGLDAFLADIKAANIKIL, from the coding sequence ATGAAATTTTTTGTAGACACCGCCGAAATCGATGCCATTGCCGAGCTGAACGATCTGGGCATGGTGGATGGTGTGACCACCAACCCGTCGCTGATCAAGAAATCCGGTCGTGATATCATCGAAGTGACCAAAGAAATCTGTGATCTGGTCGATGGTCCGGTCTCTGCCGAGGTGACCGCAACCGACGCCGAGACCATGATTGCCGAAGGCCGCAAGCTGGTTGAGATCGCCGAAAACATCGCCGTCAAAGTGCCGCTGACCTGGGACGGCCTGAAGGCCTGCAAAACCCTGACCGACGATGGCCATATGGTGAATGTGACCCTGTGCTTCTCCGCCAATCAGGCGTTGCTGGCGGCCAAGGCCGGCGCGACCTTCATCTCGCCCTTCATTGGCCGTCTGGACGACATCAACCTGGATGGGATGGACCTGATCGAAGACATCCGCACCGTCTATGACAACTACGGGTTTACGACCGAGATCCTCGCCGCCTCCATCCGCAGCGCCAACCACGTGCTGGAAAGCGCGCGCATCGGTGCGGATGTGATCACCGCGCCGCCCGCCGTGATCAAAGGCATGATCAACCACCCGCTGACCGACAAGGGTCTGGATGCCTTCCTCGCCGACATCAAGGCCGCGAACATCAAGATCCTGTAA
- a CDS encoding CDP-alcohol phosphatidyltransferase family protein — MTPQYRALSVHLLTATGAVFAILAMLAAADAKWSLMFVWLVVAFAVDGIDGPLARHYEVKRYAPEFDGVLLDLIIDYLTYVFIPAFALFKSGLMAGWTGWVALIVITFASALYFADTRMKTKDNSFSGFPGCWNMLVLVIFALEPSHWTSLTLVTLLAIAMFLPLKFIHPVRTERWRKVSLPMALAWTFFAGWAAWVDFHPASWAHWGLVLTSVYLIFVGIAQQIIPESKG, encoded by the coding sequence ATGACACCTCAGTATCGTGCCCTCTCCGTTCACCTGCTGACCGCCACCGGCGCGGTCTTTGCTATCCTTGCCATGTTGGCCGCAGCTGATGCCAAGTGGAGCCTGATGTTTGTCTGGCTTGTTGTGGCCTTTGCCGTGGATGGCATTGATGGACCGCTGGCACGGCACTATGAGGTGAAGCGCTACGCGCCAGAGTTTGATGGTGTGCTGCTGGATCTGATCATCGACTATCTCACCTATGTGTTCATCCCGGCCTTCGCCCTGTTCAAATCCGGGCTGATGGCGGGCTGGACCGGTTGGGTGGCGCTGATTGTGATCACCTTTGCCAGTGCCTTGTATTTTGCCGACACCCGAATGAAGACCAAGGATAACTCCTTCTCCGGCTTTCCCGGATGCTGGAATATGCTGGTGCTGGTGATCTTTGCGCTGGAGCCGAGCCACTGGACCAGCCTGACGCTGGTCACCCTGCTGGCGATCGCGATGTTCCTGCCGCTGAAGTTCATTCACCCGGTGCGCACCGAACGCTGGCGCAAGGTGTCGCTGCCGATGGCATTGGCCTGGACCTTTTTTGCTGGCTGGGCCGCCTGGGTCGATTTCCACCCGGCAAGCTGGGCGCATTGGGGGCTGGTGCTGACCTCGGTCTATCTGATTTTTGTCGGCATCGCGCAGCAGATCATCCCCGAGAGCAAGGGCTGA
- a CDS encoding YeeE/YedE family protein, producing MPELAEIMDWAGEPVTAALLGLLTGGIFGVAAQRSRFCLRAATVEFARGRLGDRVAVWLLTFSTALVWVQAGRLLGWIDTDEARMMAVPGSWSGAIIGGLIFGVGMVLARGCSGRLLVLAATGNLRSVVSGLIFAVVAQMSLAGYLAPVRDYLAGLWITSGGRNLDLLTALSLPDWSGLALGVGMAGLALGVSLHNRIGAARLIFASGVGFAVALGWALTSALAQVAFDPVQIESVTFTGPSARMLMFFLDRAAVLEFDIGLVAGVFGGAMLAAALTGEMRIQAFDGAVTMRKAMIGAALMGFGGMLAGGCAIGAGVTGGSIFAGTAWLALFSMWVGAVLTDLLVDQRSLAATA from the coding sequence ATGCCGGAACTGGCTGAGATCATGGACTGGGCAGGCGAGCCGGTGACAGCGGCGTTGCTAGGCCTGTTGACCGGCGGGATTTTTGGCGTCGCGGCGCAGCGATCGCGGTTTTGCCTGCGGGCGGCAACCGTGGAATTTGCCCGTGGCCGACTGGGAGACCGGGTGGCGGTCTGGCTTCTGACCTTTTCCACCGCGCTGGTCTGGGTGCAGGCCGGGCGGCTGCTGGGCTGGATCGACACCGATGAGGCGCGGATGATGGCGGTGCCCGGCAGCTGGTCCGGGGCCATCATCGGCGGGCTGATCTTTGGCGTAGGTATGGTGCTGGCGCGGGGTTGCTCCGGGCGGCTTTTGGTGCTGGCGGCGACCGGCAATCTGCGCAGCGTGGTCTCCGGGCTGATTTTTGCAGTGGTCGCACAGATGAGCCTCGCCGGGTATCTGGCGCCTGTGCGCGACTATCTGGCAGGCCTCTGGATCACCTCTGGCGGGCGCAATCTGGATCTGCTGACAGCGCTGAGCCTGCCGGATTGGTCCGGGCTGGCGCTGGGGGTGGGCATGGCGGGTCTGGCCCTTGGGGTCTCGCTGCACAACCGCATCGGGGCGGCGCGGCTGATCTTTGCCTCTGGCGTCGGCTTTGCGGTGGCGCTTGGCTGGGCGCTGACATCGGCGCTGGCACAGGTGGCGTTTGATCCCGTGCAGATCGAAAGCGTGACCTTCACCGGTCCTTCGGCGCGCATGTTGATGTTCTTTCTGGATCGCGCCGCGGTGCTGGAATTTGATATCGGGCTGGTGGCCGGGGTGTTTGGTGGCGCGATGCTCGCAGCCGCATTGACAGGCGAGATGCGCATTCAGGCCTTCGATGGGGCAGTGACCATGCGCAAGGCAATGATCGGCGCGGCTTTGATGGGGTTTGGCGGCATGTTGGCCGGCGGCTGCGCCATCGGGGCCGGTGTCACCGGTGGGTCGATCTTCGCGGGCACCGCCTGGCTGGCGCTGTTTTCGATGTGGGTTGGGGCAGTGCTGACAGATCTGCTGGTGGACCAGCGCAGCCTAGCGGCGACCGCTTAG
- a CDS encoding methylated-DNA--[protein]-cysteine S-methyltransferase, which yields MAEASLETPVGTLCVVERDGAIVRLSWQAAPVGASGSVLTAEALTQLRAYFAHELTEFDLPLAVAGSDFQRAVCAAMSAIPLGETRTYGDIAKDLGAAAQPVGNACGANPIPVIIPCHRVLGASGLGGFSGAGGVETKVTLLRHEGAAGLLI from the coding sequence ATGGCAGAGGCCAGTCTTGAAACACCTGTCGGCACGCTCTGCGTTGTGGAACGCGACGGGGCCATTGTTCGCCTGAGCTGGCAGGCCGCGCCGGTTGGCGCATCGGGGTCGGTGCTGACAGCTGAGGCCCTGACCCAGCTGCGCGCCTATTTCGCGCATGAGCTGACTGAATTCGACCTGCCGCTGGCGGTGGCGGGCAGCGATTTTCAGCGCGCGGTCTGCGCCGCGATGTCAGCGATCCCGCTTGGTGAAACCCGCACCTATGGCGACATCGCAAAGGATCTGGGCGCAGCCGCACAGCCCGTTGGCAACGCCTGCGGGGCCAATCCGATCCCGGTGATTATCCCTTGCCACCGGGTGCTTGGCGCCTCAGGTCTTGGGGGATTTTCCGGTGCGGGCGGGGTTGAGACCAAAGTCACGCTTCTGCGTCACGAAGGGGCGGCGGGATTGCTGATCTGA
- a CDS encoding group III truncated hemoglobin: MTQTSLARFDITAEQIAYVVDIFYARVRGDAVLGPVFSAHVEDWPEHEALITRFWRNAILREKCYGGNPMRVHVSRPDVRPEHFAIWLGLFHEVLQAELPERTALQWGALADRIGEGFRTGIVAMRQPKNAPPKLF; this comes from the coding sequence ATGACCCAGACGTCCCTCGCGCGGTTTGATATTACGGCGGAACAGATCGCCTATGTGGTGGATATATTCTATGCTCGCGTGCGCGGCGATGCGGTGCTGGGGCCGGTGTTTTCGGCGCATGTGGAGGATTGGCCGGAGCATGAGGCGCTGATCACCCGGTTCTGGCGCAATGCGATCCTGCGGGAGAAATGCTATGGCGGCAATCCGATGCGGGTGCATGTCAGCAGGCCGGATGTTAGGCCGGAGCATTTTGCGATCTGGTTGGGCCTGTTTCACGAGGTCTTGCAGGCGGAGCTGCCGGAACGAACCGCGCTGCAATGGGGCGCTCTGGCGGACCGGATCGGCGAAGGGTTTCGCACCGGGATCGTCGCCATGCGCCAGCCAAAAAACGCCCCACCCAAGCTGTTCTGA